A part of Botrytis cinerea B05.10 chromosome 2, complete sequence genomic DNA contains:
- the Bcgar1 gene encoding Bcgar1, which translates to MSFRGGSRGGRGTGANAGFSGGRGGFGGRGGGRGGFQQRDNGPPADVFAMGSFLHASEGEIVCESINTKIPYFNAPIYLENKTSIGKVDEILGPINQVYFTIKPTEGIQATSFKTGDKFYIGGDKLLPLEKFLPKPKPPPGAPKPKRAGGARGGRGGPMRGGRGGGRGAPRGGRGGFTPRGGSGGFSRGGGGGGFSRGGGGFTPRGGARGGSRGGFSRGGR; encoded by the exons ATGTCTTTCCGAGGCGGATCAAGAGGCGGTCGCGGTACCGGCGCAAATGCTGGTTTCAGTGGTGGTAGAGGAGGATTCGGTGGTCGTGGTGGAG GACGCGGCGGTTTCCAGCAAAGAGACAATGGTCCTCCAGCAGATGTATTTG CTATGGGATCTTTCCTCCATGCCAGTGAAGGAGAAATTGTCTGCGAATCTATCAATACTAAAATTCCTTACTTCAATGCGCCAATCTACCTAGAGAACAAG ACCTCAATCGGTAAAGTCGACGAGATTCTCGGCCCCATTAACCAAGTTTACTTCACCATTAAGCCAACCGAAGGTATCCAAGCTACTTCATTCAAGACTGGCGACAAATTCTACATCGGCGGCGACAAACTTCTTCCTTTGGAGAAATTCCttccaaagccaaagccacCTCCAGGAGCACCAAAACCAAAGAGAGCTGGTGGTGCCAGAGGAGGTAGAGGAGGACCAATGAGAGGTGGACGAGGTGGTGGAAGAGGTGCACCACGTGGAGGAAGAGGTGGCTTCACACCAAGAGGTGGCAGTGGAGGATTCTCCAGAGGTGGCGGCGGTGGTGGTTTCTCtcgaggaggtggtggtttCACTCCTCGAGGTGGTGCGAGAGGTGGATCGAGAGGTGGATTTTCCAGAGGTGGACGTTAA
- the Bccho1 gene encoding Bccho1, which yields MSKRNSGNAANGTTKDSTVGGPAIDKQKRLLEKDTGHFSMIKMLHLADLITELNGFCGVMSVFASMRYCLGPSDAHGNLWAALAFMPFGLFFDFMDGKVARWRKKSSMMGQELDSLADLVSFGVSPAAAAFAIGIRTPLDHLFLTFFVLCGLTRLARFNITVANVPKDATGKSKYFEGTPIPTSLSIAALMAYWVSKGWILDNIPLGTVGTGTIFEFHPVVGLFVLWGCMMTSKTIHIPKP from the exons ATGTCGAAAAGAAATAGCGGCAATGCCGCAAATGGCACAACAAAGGACTCAACAGTTGGTGGGCCAG CTATAGATAAACAGAAGAGATTGTTAGAGAAAGATACAGGGCACTTCTCCATGATTAAGATGTTGCATCTTGCGGATTTGATCACCGAACTCAATG GCTTCTGTGGTGTTATGTCTGTATTTGCCTCGATGCGATATTGTCTGGGGCCATCAGATGCGCACGGAAACCTCTGGGCGGCCTTAGCTTTTATGCCTTTTGGATTGTTCTTCGATTTCATGGATGGGAAAGTTGCAAggtggagaaagaagagtaGTATGATGGGTCAGGAATTGGATTCTTTGGCGGATTTG GTCTCCTTTGGCGTTTCTCCCGCCGCTGCAGCTTTTGCTATCGGTATTCGTACTCCTCTCGATCACCTCTTCCTTACTTTCTTCGTCCTCTGCGGTCTCACCCGTCTCGCTCGCTTCAATATCACCGTAGCAAATGTTCCTAAGGATGCCACTGGAAAGAGTAAATATTTCGAAGGCACGCCGATCCCTACTTCCCTCTCCATTGCCGCATTAATGGCATACTGGGTATCCAAGGGCTGGATCTTGGACAACATACCATTAGGAACAGTGGGCACTGGTACCATTTTTGAATTCCATCCTGTCGTGGGACTTTTTGTTCTTTGGGGCTGCATGATGACCAGTAAGACCATTCATATTCCTAAGCCATGA